The Dama dama isolate Ldn47 chromosome 3, ASM3311817v1, whole genome shotgun sequence genome has a segment encoding these proteins:
- the LOC133041431 gene encoding small ribosomal subunit protein uS19-like, translating into MAEVEEKKKRTFRKFTYRSIDLDQLLDMSCEQLMQLYSARQRRRLNRGLWRKQHSLLKRLCKAKKDAPPTEKPEVVKTHLRDMIILPQMVGSMVGVYNGKTFNQVEIKPEMIGHYLGEFSITYKPVKHGRPGIGATHSSGFIPLK; encoded by the coding sequence ATGGCGGAAGTGGAAGAGAAGAAGAAGCGGACCTTCCGCAAGTTCACCTACCGCAGCATAGACCTCGATCAGCTGCTGGACATGTCCTGTGAGCAACTGATGCAGCTATACAGTGCGCGCCAGCGACGGCGGCTGAACCGCGGCCTGTGGAGGAAGCAGCACTCGCTGCTGAAGCGGCTGTGCAAGGCCAAGAAAGATGCGCCGCCCACGGAGAAGCCCGAGGTCGTGAAGACGCACCTACGCGACATGATCATTCTGCCCCAGATGGTGGGCAGCATGGTGGGCGTCTACAACGGCAAGACCTTCAACCAGGTGGAAATCAAGCCTGAGATGATCGGCCACTACCTGGGCGAGTTCTCCATCACCTACAAGCCCGTGAAACATGGCCGGCCCGGTATCGGGGCTACCCATTCCTCCGGCTTCATCCCCCTCAAGTAA